In Alphaproteobacteria bacterium, one genomic interval encodes:
- a CDS encoding COQ9 family protein, which translates to MFWYDHIMDTLEKIKSKLFKAVLTSDLREWSLEALEDLRLQVGGLDIPAITLFKGEADIALREFNSFCDHLILQELTEKGSETARTHEKVEKALALKFALFHESQSVTLAIVKYLSHPLRLRLALDLQWQTLNKIWYYAGDRATDFNYYSKRALLGYIYKTTFIFWLRHRHQDLDDTLSFMQKRFKDVALDPQAKNFLKEKVLFMKSMILKRSP; encoded by the coding sequence TTGTTCTGGTATGATCACATCATGGATACACTCGAAAAAATAAAAAGTAAACTTTTCAAGGCTGTCTTGACCTCTGACCTTCGTGAATGGTCTTTGGAGGCATTAGAGGATTTACGGTTACAGGTTGGCGGACTTGACATTCCGGCCATCACCCTCTTTAAAGGCGAAGCTGATATTGCTCTGCGAGAATTTAACAGCTTTTGCGACCATCTGATTTTACAAGAGCTAACAGAAAAAGGCTCTGAGACTGCCCGCACCCACGAAAAGGTTGAAAAGGCCCTTGCATTGAAGTTTGCTCTTTTTCATGAGTCTCAGAGTGTCACCTTGGCGATTGTGAAATATCTTTCTCATCCTTTGAGGTTAAGGCTGGCGCTTGACCTTCAGTGGCAAACCTTGAATAAAATTTGGTATTATGCCGGTGATCGTGCGACAGACTTTAACTATTATTCGAAACGGGCGCTTCTAGGGTATATCTATAAAACAACTTTTATATTTTGGCTGCGCCATCGACATCAGGACTTGGATGATACCTTATCTTTTATGCAGAAGCGCTTTAAAGATGTGGCCCTTGATCCCCAAGCCAAAAATTTTTTGAAGGAAAAAGTTCTTTTTATGAAATCGATGATCCTGAAGAGAAGCCCATGA